Genomic DNA from Marnyiella aurantia:
TTGGCCGACATATACTCGCGGTTCATTCTGGCGATAGTTTCAAGGGAAATTCCTTTAGGACATTCTACCTCACAGGCACCGATGTTGGAACAGTTACCAAATCCTTCTTCGTCCATCGCTTTCACCATGTTCAGCACCCTTCTTTTCGCTTCTACACGGCCTTGCGGCAACAGCGCATACTGAGAAACCTTGGCACCTACGAACAGCATAGCTGATCCGTTCTTACATGTAGCCACACATGCCCCACAGGAGATACATGCTGCAGCATCCATGGCCTTGTCAGCATCTTCCTTAGGTACCGGAATTGCGTTGGCATCAAGGGTATTTCCGGAAGTATTAACGGAGATAAATCCGCCCGCAGCCATAATCCTGTCGAATGCGCTTCTGTCCACCACTAAATCCTTGATTACAGGGAAGGCGGCACTTCTCCAGGGCTCAATATGAATGGTCTCGCCATCCTTGAACATCCTCATGTGAAGCTGGCAGGTCGTGATTCCAGTATCGGGACCGTGTGACCTTCCGTTTATGTATAAGGAGCACATCCCGCAGATTCCCTCGCGACAGTCATGGTCGAAAGCGATCGGGTCTTTTCCTTCGTTAATCAGGTTCTCATTGAGCATATCCAGCATTTCCAGGAATGAAGAATCTGTGGATACATCTGAAATCTTATACGTTTCAAACTGCCCTTTTGATTTATTGTTTTTCTGTCTCCAAATTTTCAGAGTCAGGTTTAATCCTTTTTTTGCACTCATTTCTATTAAATTTATTTGGAGATTACTTGTAACTTCTCTGTTTCACCTCGATGTTCTCGTACACAAGTTCCTCTTTGTGCATAACCTCCTGGTTGATGTCCGCGCCCTGGTATTCCCAACAGGCGGCATACTTATAGTTTTCGTCGTCCCGCTCGGCTTCTCCGTCCGGAGTCGCATGATCCCAGCGGAAATGTCCACCACAGGACTCGTTTCTTTCCAGAGCGTCTTTGGCCATAAGCTGTCCAAGTTCAAGGAAATCCGCTACGCGGAAAGCCTTTTCCAGTTCAGGGTTCATCTCCTCATTGGTTCCGGGTACCCTAACATCTCTCCAGAACTCCTTGCGAACTTCTTCGATTTCTGTAATGGCTTCTCTAAGACCTTCAGGAGTTCTTCCCATACCGACTTTATTCCACATAATGTGACCCAGCTTTTTGTGGAAGTAATCTACTGAATGGCTACCTTTATTGTTCAGGAAGAAGTTGATCTTATCCTGAATTTCCTTTTCGGCTGCATCAAAATCTGCTGTATTGGTCGGGATAGCTCCCGTACGGATATCTGCTGAAAGGTAATCTGCAATTGTGTAAGGCAATACGAAATAACCGTCCGCCAGACCCTGCATAAGTGCAGAGGCTCCCAGTCTGTTGGCTCCGTGGTCGGAGAAGTTGGCTTCGCCAATTACAAAACATCCGGGGATAGTGGACTGCAGGTTGTAATCTACCCAAACACCACCCATTGTGTAATGTACTGCAGGATAAATCTTCATTGGTGTCACGTAAGGATCATCGGCTGTAATCTTCTCATACATTACAAAAAGGTTACCGTATTTTTCCTCAACCCAAGCCTTACCCAGATCATAGATCTGCTGTTCCGATGGGTTTGTGATATTTTTTTCGATGGCGGCTTCCTTACCTTTCTTCATGATCTCTGTGGAGAAATCCAGGAATACACCTTCTTTGGTATCATTCGCTTCAATACCGTGACCGGCATCACATCTTTCTTTGGCCGCTCTGGAAGCCACATCACGCGGCACCAGGTTACCGAAGGCCGGATATCTTCTTTCCAGATAATAATCGCGGTCTTCTTCTTTAATGTTTTCAGGTCTCAGTTTACCTTCGCGGATCGCTACGGCATCTTCAATTTTCTTAGGCACCCAGATACGCCCGGAATTCCTAAGTGATTCAGACATCAGTGTCAGTTTCGACTGCTGAGTTCCGTGAACAGGAATACACGTAGGGTGAATCTGAACATAGCATGGGTTTGCGAAATAGGCTCCTTTTTTATGAATTTTCCAAGCGGCAGATACGTTGGATCCCATCGCGTTGGTTGAAAGGAAATAAACGTTTCCGTAACCTCCGGAAGCAATTACAACTGCGTGTGCAGAATGTCTTTCAATTTCTCCGGTAACCATATTTCTGGCAATGATACCTCTGGCTTTTCCGTCCACAAGGACAAGGTCCAGCATTTCGTGACGGTTGTACATCTTGATACGGCCTTTACCAATCTGACGGCTCATAGCAGAATAGGCTCCCAAAAGCAACTGCTGGCCGGTCTGACCTTTAGCGTAGAAAGTACGCTTTACCTGTACACCACCGAAAGAACGGTTGTCCAGCTGGCCGCCGTAATCGCGCCCGAAAGGAACACCCTGTGCAACACACTGGTCGATGATGCTGGCAGAAACCTCAGCAAGACGGTAAACATTCGCCTCACGTGCACGGTAATCTCCCCCTTTTATGGTATCGTAAAACAAACGGTAAGTAGAGTCACCGTCGCCCTGATAATTCTTAGCAGCATTGATACCACCCTGTGCAGCAATGGAGTGTGCACGTCGCGGTGAATCCTGATAGCAGAATGCCTTTACATTATAACCCTGCTCGGCCAAAGTAGCGGCTGCTGACCCTCCGGCCAAACCTGTACCTACTACAATGATATCAATCTTGTCGCGGTTGTTGGGCGCTACAAGATTCATGTGATTTTTATGGTTGGTCCACTTTTCGGCTAACGGCCCGTGTGGGATTTTTGAATCTAATTTGCTCATTTGTTGAAATTTTAAATTTTGAATTTTAGATAGGTTGTAAACTAAAACTTAAAATCTTATTGAGTGATATAATGATATACTGCGATAATGATGAAACCGGCTGGGATCAGGATGGAATACCATTTCCCGATTGCTTTGATCACCGGCGTGTATTTTGGATGTCTGGCACCTACCGACTGGAAAGATGACTGGAACCCGTGTGCCAGGTGCAGACCCAACAGTATAAAAGCAATAATGTAGAAAATTACTCTTACCGGATTTGCGAAACGCTCGTGAAGCTCGCCCCAATATCTCAGATTATCTACCTCATTACGTTCAATATACTTGAAATTAATCTCGTGCCACCAGAAATCATACATGTGAAGTCCCAGGAATGCCAGTACTACCAGCCCCGAGATAATCATATTACGTGATGTCCAGGTGGAATTAGCTGCACCGTTATTAACTGCATATTTTGTAGGTCTGGCATTACGGTTTCTGATTTCAAGGATAAAACCCATAACGAAATGAAAGATTACTGCAAAACCCAGCACAGGCTGCATAATAAACTGTATTAAGGGATTGTAGCCCATAAAATCTGACGCCGTATTGAACGCATCGGGACCTAAAACGGAAAGAAAATTCACCGTGAGGTGCATAATAAGGAAAATCAGCAAGAACATTGCTGACAATGCCATTGCGTACTTCCTACCGATAGTAGAACTTGTTAATCCTGCCATAATGAATATTTAAAATTTGAAATTTGACAAAGTTAAAAAAATGTTAAGGTATAGGCGAATGAGAAAAGTCACCTATATATAGTTTGTAACTGTTCTAAATAGCGCACCTATTTTTCTGAAGGAGCATTCACCTTCAAACTTAATTCAGTAAGCTGTTCATCTGCAATCGCACTTGGCGCATCAATCATTACGTCCCTTCCTGAATTATTTTTCGGGAAAGCGATGTAATCACGGATGACTTCATTGCCGTCCAGAATAGCCACCAGCCTGTCGAAGCCGAAAGCAAGGCCGGCATGTGGCGGTGCTCCGTATTTAAAGGCGTTCATCAGGAAACCGAACTGCGCTTCCGCCTCTTCTTTGGTAAAGCCCAAGAGGTCGAACATACGGGACTGCAGATCTTTATCGAAAATCCTCACTGATCCGCCACCAATTTCATTACCATTCAGGACCAAATCGTAAGCGTTTGCCCTGGCCTTTCCGGGATCGGTTTGCAGCAAGGCAATATCTTCAGGTTTCGGCGAAGTAAAGGGATGATGCATTGCATGGTAGCGCCCGGATTCCTCGTCCCATTCCAGCAACGGGAAATCCACCACCCAAAGTGGTGCAAATTCTTTTGGATCTCGTAAACCCAAACGGTTACCCACTTCCATCCTTAATGCCGAAAGTTGGGTCCTTACTTTATTTTCGGTTCCGGACATCAGGAAAATTAAATCTCCTGCATTGGCCCCGAATTCTTCTGTTATCTTATTTAAGTCTACTTCATTGTAGAATTTATTTACAGAAGAAGTGATGGTCCCGTCGGTCTGGAATTTAATCCACACCATCCCGGAAGCACCAATTTGCGGCCTTTTTACCCACTCGATGAGTTCGTCTATCTGTTTACGGGTATAGTCGGCGCAGTCTTCTACATTAATTCCGACCACAAGTTCGGCTTCATCAAAAATCTTGAAATCCTTGCCTTTCACCAGGTCGTTTACCTCCACGAACTTCATCCCGAACCTAATGTCCGGTTTATCGTTTCCGTAGGTTTTCATGGCTTCATCGTACGTCATCCTCGGGAATGTTCCCAATTCGTTTCCGGTGATATCCTTAATTAAAGTTGCCGTCATCCCTTCAAAGATTTCCAGCACATCCTGCTGCTCCACAAAAGCCATTTCGCAGTCGATCTGGGTGAATTCCGGCTGGCGGTCGGCACGAAGATCCTCGTCCCTGAAACACTTTACGATCTGGAAATAACGGTCCATACCACCGATCATCAGCAGCTGCTTGAAAGTTTGCGGCGACTGCGGCAGGGCATAGAACTGTCCCGGATTCATTCGGCTTGGCACTACAAAGTCCCTGGCACCTTCCGGTGTCGATTTGATAAGAACGGGGGTTTCAACCTCAATAAAGTTCTGGTCAGAAAGATAGTTGCGAACCTTCTGCGCCATCTTGTGGCGAAAAATAAGCTTGTCGCGTACCGGATTTCTACGGATATCCAGATAACGGTACTTCATACGGAGTTCCTCGCCGCCGTCGGTTTCATCTTCAATAGTAAATGGCGGCAGCTCTGCAGCATTAAGAACGGTAAGTTTCTCAACCAATATCTCCACATCCCCTGTTGGGATTTTTGGGTTTTTGGAGGTTCTCTCGATTACTTTACCGGAAACCTGAATCACAAATTCCCGACCCAGTTTTTTGGCATCCTGCAAAAGTTCTGCTGAAGACCTGTCCTCATCAAACACCAACTGTGTAATTCCGTAACGGTCACGCAGGTCAATCCATATCATGAATCCTTTGTCGCGGATGGTCTGAACCCAGCCGGAAAGTGTAACATTATCATTGAGATTACTAAGCGAGAGTTCGCCATTGGTGTGCGTTCTAAACATTTTTTGCTGAAGTTTGTAGTGGTTTATTGAGAATTCCGGCAAAGATAGAACATTCAGGGAAAATCAGTTCGGCCTGTATTAGAAAAACATCTTTAAGGCCGGCTTAGGAATTAAGAGACGCAACAATGTAAGTGGTTTAATAATTTATATTTGCAGCCAATGAAAAAAATAATTCCGAGCCTGCTACTGGTTCTTTATCCATTTTTGCTTTTCGCACAGACATATACGGGAAAAATTACTGCCGTTAAAGATGGCGACACCGTGGTGATGCTTATTAAAAACAAGCCACAAACCATCCGGCTGGCTCATATAGACACACCCGAGAAAAAACAGCCTTACGGAACAAAGGCAAAACAGTTTGTTTCTGATTTCTGCTTCGGTAAAACCGTGAAAATTGTGATCGCCAATAAACCCGACCGGAATGGCAGATGGATTGCTGAACTGTATCACGGAAACAGGAATCTTAATAAGGAACTTGTACGCAGCGGACTGGCTTGGCACTACAAACAATTTTCTAAGAATGATAACTATGCCGCACTGGAACTTAATGCCCGTAGAAAGAAAGTCGGACTGTGGCAGGATATAACACCGGTTGCCCCTTGGGAATGGCGAAAGATGAAAAAAGCCAGGACAGTGAAAGCCTCCAACTAAATCATATGTGTTTTAAAAACTTTTGCTAAATTTGATCTACACCAAAATTTAATTTTTATGGGAAAAGGAGACAAGAAATCGAGACGCGGTAAAATTACTGCGGGTAGTTATGGCAAAAGAAGACAGAGAAAGTCGGCATCTGTAAAGAACATTCCGGTGAATGTCCTGGATGCGGACGACACCAAGTCCTCCAAAGTAAAAGTGAGACAGGATGTAGGCTATCCCGCCAATGAATCGGAGAATGCGAATGTGGAAAACGACCCACTTCCGAACGCGACCAAAGACAAAAAAACCGAAGAATAATCTTCGGTTTTTATTTTAAACGGCAGTTTATATTATCTGCCGCCGCCCAATATGCTTCCCAGCAAGCCGCCTAAACCACCTTGCTGCTGCTGTTGCTGCTGTCCGCCGCCGCCAAGTACACTGCCGAGAATATCATTCAGCGGGTTACCCGCAGACTGGGAGTTTCCTCCGCCCAGAACACTTCCTAAAATGTCGTTCAGCGGATTTGAAGGTTCAGCCTGAGCCTGGTTCTGTGCACCACCCAGGATTCCACCCAGCAAATCACCAAGCCCTCCACCGGAGTTCACGCCGCTCGATTGTTTTTCTTTGCCAATGAAGCCCATAATCAGCGGGGCAATCATGGCAAGTACAGGACCTATTTTATCCATGGAGATTCCTGTATTTTGCGAAAGCTGATTTTCTACCTGTGATTTCTGTCCGCCAAAGATGTGATCCAGTATAGAACCACCCTCCTGCTGTCTGTCTTCTACCTGAGATGGATTATCCAGAATGCTGCCGTCGTGGTCTTTGTCCAGTGCACTGTTCAGTGCCTCAGCTTCATTAGGATCGTCCTGAGATTTCTTTCTGAGGTAAGAAATTACAAGTGGTGCTGCCACTGCCATCAGGGCAATTACCTGATTTTTGCTGATGCCGAATTTATTTTCAGCCTGTGAGGCTACCTGTGAGCCTGCATTTCCGGTAATGAGATCAATTAAATTCATAGTTTTAATATTTGGTTGGTGAAAAATGTGAACCAAATTTACCAAAAACTATTCCCAGTGAGGCAGTAATTACTGAATTATAATTTCTTTAACTGTTCTTCAGAATATCCTTTTTCTTTTTTAAGCCGAATAAATTCGCGTGCACTCTTCTCCATCCATTGCATTGGGTCCGGTGATTCCCTACCTTCCAGGACAAATTGCAGGATTCCGACATTATTATTCATCCACGGCAGAAGATAGTAGGACAGGCCGCCTTTGTACGCTTTCTGCGAATGAAGCCCCAAACCTTGGGCAGTACTACCTGCCATTCTAAATGAAGCAAAATAAAAGAATGGGATTAGAAAGGCAGTTAATACAGCATATCGCGCCATATTATTTTGCCATAAACGGGAAATCCCCAGGCCGAACAGGACCGCGATGATGCAATTGAATGGAAGAAAAAATACATAATTGTCTGAAACTCCAAAAATGCCGGCGAAACCAAATACGGGAAGGCCTGCTACACCCAGGAAAAGAAGCACGCGCTTATTAGTCCGGAACAGTCCTAATATACCCGTTATAGCGAAAAAAGTAAAATACCAGAAATTGTACACCAGGTAACCAACTGCAACTGCAAAACCTTTTACAATCCCTTCAAAACTCAGAGAATCCAGTACAGTACCTGCCGAAAAAACCTTTGACACTGGCTGATCAGTTAGCAGTGGAACTGCAATAAGTAAGAGCAAAAAGAAAATAAATACTGACAGGGAAGCAGCAGCTTTTTTTCTGTCCTCCGCATAAAAAATAAGCAGCAACAGCGCCGGCACCATTAATATATTCTGAATATGGCTAAAAACACTTATCCCCAGAAACAAACAAGCCAGGGCCAAGTTTCGGCTTTTTCTTTCCAAGAGGAATCTGAGCGAAAACATCAGGAACAGCGAGATCCAAATCAGGTTGAAGGTATAGATTTCAATGATTTCGGAATTTCGCCAAAAGGTAAAACTTAAGCCAAATATAATTGTACTGAAAACTGCTGAAAAGCGGTGCTCCGTAACTTCCAAAACAGTCCTGTAAAGTACCAGCAGGCATATACAGGATGAGATTATAACTGTGAAGCGGCCAATCTCCGGACTGCTCACGAAGGGTAAGAGCGTCTTGAAAAGAACGAGTGTATTGGTAAACAGAAAATGTGCGTAGGTGGAGGTGGAAAGTACAAAGGCACCCTTTTCAGTATCTGCAACAAAACCTATACAGTCGCCAAACGGAATTTTAGAAAAACTTCCCGCATAATAAAGCAGAAAGAAACCCAAAAACAGGATAACAGGATAACCCAATTCTTTAGCACGCACTCCTATCAGTTTTTGAAAATAGGAACATTGGAGCAGGCTTCACCGAACATCAACGATTTCACCAGAGGCTTAAGCTGCTCCACCAGTTCGATATATGCATTTTCTGGTATCTGGACCTCGGAGCAACCTTTCACTAACACTCGTTTATGCATCAGTTCACTAAAATCATAGGTCTGTATTGCATTATGCATAAGTAATACCTCCAGGTCTTCGCGGCTGCCGTAAACCACCTTTCTGGCTGCTTCAGTAATCCGCGCAGTAATCAGGAAATAAGCCCAAAGAGGAACTATAGCTTCTGCGGAGTTATAGATATATACATAAGCATCCCGAAACTGTTCCGGATCCAGCGCAGCTACTTTATCGCGAAAATCCTTTTCCTTCAGGATGATTCCTTCGAATAGAAATGAACTGAGGTCCACACCGATACGCTGTCCTTTCGGTACCAGCGAAGCAATATCAAAGTTAATCAGCCCACTGTCGGCCACTTTATTTTTTATCTGAAAATCTTCTGCCATTTTTATTTTTATCTTTGAACAAATTTACAATTTTTTATACCAAGTGAAGTACTACATCATTGCAGGGGAAGCCTCCGGAGACCTGCACGCCTCCAACCTCATGAAATCTATACTTAAAAAAGATCCTGAGGCAGAGTTCCGTTTTTGGGGCGGCGACCTGATGATGCAGGTAGCGGATAGTGCACCTGTAAAGCATTATAAAGACCTGGCCTTTATGGGCTTTCTGGAAGTGGCAAAAAACCTGCGAACCATCTTTAAAAACCTGGCCTTCTGCAAAAGCGATATTTCACAGTATAAACCGGACAAACTGATCCTTGTAGATTATCCCGGGTTCAATCTTAGGATTGCAGAATTTGCCAAAACCTCCGGACTGGAAGTCATCTATTACATTTCCCCACAGCTCTGGGCATGGAAAGAAGGCCGCGTATCCAAAATAAAGAAGTTTGTAGACGAGATGCTTGTCATCCTGCCATTTGAAAAAGACTTTTATAAAGGTCATGGCGTTAAGGCACATTTTGTAGGTCACCCACTGCTGGATGCGCTGTCGGATCTTCCTTCCCTGGATCAGGCGCAGTTCCGTACCGAAAAAGGACTGGACCAGCGGGAAATCATTGCACTTCTGCCGGGTTCGCGTGAGCAGGAAGTGACTAAAATGCTTCAACTCATGCTCTCTGTAAGGCCGCATTTCCCGGAGTATCAGTTCGTGATCGCTGGTGCGCCAAGTCTGCCAAAGAGTTTTTATGAGAAATTCGTTGAAAAAGACGTGCATTTCGTTTCCAATGAAACCTATAATCTGCTGCGTTGCTCACGTGCGGCTCTTGTAACATCCGGAACCGCAACGCTGGAGACCGCCTTGCTTAATATTCCCGAAGTTGTATGTTACCGTAGCTCCAGAATTTCCTATGAGATCGGAAAGCGCGTCATCAAAAATATTAAATACATATCGCTGGTCAACCTGATCATGGACCGCGAGGTTGTGAAGGAGCTTATCCAGCAGGAGCTCAACACGGATAATCTTGTTGAGGAATTAGGGAGGATACTGAATGGCAGCACACGCGAAAAGATGCTCAAAGACTACAGCACTCTCCGCGAAAAACTTGGCGGAAAAGGCGCGAGCGATCTGGCTGCCAATATCATTACCGGAAATTAGACGGCAACGCGCGAGCGTAGGTAAGCGTAAAATTGCCTATATTTATAGGTAAATCCCACACCGGTGCATAAACAGCCATTGTTTATACTGTGCATTTGTTTTATCCTCGGCATTATTATCCAGGAATACCTTTCGCTGCGCCCGGCTACTGCCTACATCCTTCTCTTGACAGCAATAGTTCCGCTGCTGTCTTATGCTTCCCTGTCACTCTTCTGGATTGGTTTAAGGAAATACTTTCTGGGATTTTTTTTCGCAGTCCTTGGTTTGTTGATGCATGCTGAACATTCAAAAAACGCTGTACTCCCGGAAATCTCCCGGAAGCAGGAAGTGATTTTCAAGCTAAATAAAAAACTGAATTCCAACGAGAAAAACAGACGATATGAAATAACCGCACGTCCTGAAAAAGGTGAATTCCGAACGGTACTTTCCATCCCGAGAAATCTGCCGGAACTGGATTATAAACATCTCTACAAAGCGGAACTCTACATCAACAAAGTGGCGCCTCCGAAAAATGACTATCAGTTTGATTACTCAAAGTACCTGAGGCGCAATGGAATTTATCATCAAAGTTATCTGCCTGGAAAAATGGAGGCCGCAGATGCACCGGAACTTTCACTGTCTGATCATATCCGCCAGAAAAGGCTGGAAGTTCTGCAAAAGATTGATTCTACTTCAATAAGTCCAAAGTCACGGGAATTTCTAAAAGGCATCATCCTGGCTGACAGGACGGAAATGGACCGCGAAACCGTAGCTGATTTCACCAATACGGGACTGGTCCATATCCTGGCTATCTCCGGATCCCACATCGTAATAATTTTCGGAATCTTTTACTTTGTCCTTATGCGGGCCTTCCCACTGGGGTACCGACGCCTGGCCATAGTCTGCAGTCTGGCTCTTATCTGGATTTTCGCAGTGTTCATCGGCTACGGCAACTCAGTTGTACGTTCGTGCATAATGATCACGGCGTACTTCGTTTATATTATTCTTCAGCGTAAGCCGGATCTGCTTCATTCTATGGCACTGGCGGCCTTCATCATACTTCTTGCAGACAGTAACCAACTTTTCGATGTGGGATTTCAGCTTAGTTTTATGGCAGTGTTCGGTATTTACTGGCTAAACCAACCCATCCTTAAACATCTTCCGCCGGCCGATAATTTTGCAAAAAAAATCCTGTTTAACACATTTTCTCTTTCGTTGGCTGCGCAGATCTCTACATTGCCGGCAGTTATCTACTATTTCCATCAGTTTTCAGTGATTTCCATCGTGGCGAACCTGGTTATAATTCCACTGTCGGAAATCATAATCGTCTTCAGTTTATTGATGACAGTACTTTTGGGCACGGGAATTTACTTAAACCAAATCCTCTACCTTTATGACGGATTCATCCAGTTTATCCTGGCGGTAATACATTGGTTTTCGGGTTTTGACGGACTTTTGCATACGAATATTCCGATGACTTTGGTGGAAGTTATAATCCTGTGCACCGGCATTTATTATCTAAGGTTTTTAACAGTTCGGTTCAACATCAGGAACCTGTTGCCTTTGCTGGCAGTCGCCACAATCTATGCAGGTGTACACCTGGGACTCACCTATTACCATGAAAGACAACACGAGATTATGATACACGAACATTTCCGCGAAAGATATTTTTCCGTAAAAAGAGGTTCAGAGGTTGAATTTTGGATTAGTATGGATGCTGATCTGGAGAAGGTTAAAAAGTATATCATTGATCCATATCTGACATCACGGCGTACCGCGAGTTACCGGATAAAGACAATTCCGGCCGGAGCGAATTCAGTCAGTTATAAAGGAATTACCTATCCACTAAAATAATGGAAGGCATAAACATAAAAAGCTTCCGGAAGGAAGCTAAGTGTGGAAAGAATTAGATTTCGTCGTCTGACTCTATTGTGAAGGATTTGGATTTGAAATCCTTGTCATGCTTTTCAGAGATTACGTCCTCACCTTTTTCATTTATGATGAAATCCGTACTTTCCCTGAACATTTCATGAAATGCTGTAAAATCCTCTTTGTAGAGATAGATTTTATGCTTTTCGAAAGAGGCTTCACCGTTTTCGCCAAAATTCTTCTTGCTTTCAGTAATGGTCAGGTAATAGTCTCCAGCTTTAGTCTCGCGCACATCAAAGAAGTAAGTTCTCCTACCCGCTTTAAGCACCTTCGTAAAAATTTCATTTTCGTGGCGTTCCTTGTAATCACTCATGGTCCCGTCTTTTTTTTGTGTCTTATTTAACAAATATATAAGATTTCTCCGAACCTCAAAATATTTTGTTATATAATTATCAAGCGAAATGCTTTATTAATAACAAAATGCCAAAAACTATGCGGACTTACCTTTCTCTACTGCTGTGAGATTCAAGATTTTATCTGCTCTTTTGGCGCTGGACTCACGGTGCGTAATGATAACCGAAGTGCTGTTATGGATATACTTTTCAATATTCTGAAGGATATTTTCTTCGGTTTCGGTATCCAAAGCAGACAGGGAATCATCAAAAATAAGAATTGAGGGCTCCTTTATCAGGGCCCTGGCTATGCAAATACGCTGTTTCTGACCACCCGAGAGCATAACACCGCGTTCACCAACCCTGGTCTTATACTCCTCCTTAAATTTTACGATGTTTTTATGGACATCAGCCATTTTCGCTGCTTCCATAACTTTTTCGGAACTGGGCTGATCTACCGCAAAGCCGATATTATTCTCTATCGTATCCGAAAAAAGATAACTTTCCTGCGGAATATACCCCAGATGCCGGCGGTAGTTATACAGGTTGTGCTCCCTCAGATCTTTTCCGTCAATCAATATCCGGCCTTCTGTAGGCTGTATAAGTCCGGCCAGCAATAAGGCGACAGTAGATTTGCCACTGCCTGTTTTTCCCATAATAGCCAGAGACTGACCCGCATCTACCTTAAAACTTAAATTGTTCAGTGCTCTAATACCTGTATTGGGATAGACATAGGAAACATTTTGAAACTCAATTGAGCCCTTAACCGGATATGCGGGCGCTCCGGAATCTACCACCTCTGATTTCAAAGCCAGAAATTCGTTGATACGTGCCATGGACGCTTCAGCCCGCTGATTAATGGAAGTGACCCATCCCACCATGGAAAAAGGGAAGATAAGAATATTGATATACATGAAAAAATCGGCGATCTTACCCACAGACAGTTCATTGTTCAGATATTTATTCCCGCCAATATACAGTACGGCTACGTTAAGGAGACCTATAACAAAAAGTATAATGGTGAAAAAATAGGCTTCAGTTTTTGCCAGGTCCAGTGCTTTGTCCTGATAGTCGCGTACCTTAATTCCATAATTACGTGCAATATATCTTTCGCGTGCAAAAAATTTCACGACTCGTATACCGGAAAAGCTGTCCTGCACAAATGTTGATATTGCCGACTGGCTTTTCTGCATGATCTTGGACTTCCGGTTGATGACGGAACTTACCCAATAGATTAGAAATGAAAGAATGGGCAGAGGTAAAAGCGTCCAAAGCGTCATGGAAACATCAGTACGGATCATATAAATGGCTGTAATCAGTACCAGAATAATGAGGTTGACAATGTACATCACGCCGGGACCCAGATACATCCGCACCGCCACTACATCCTCACTGAGGCGGTTCATAAGATCACCCGTTGTGGTCTTTTTATAATCGGTAAGCGAGAGCTGTTGGTATTTTGTATAAATTTTATTTTTCAGCTCATATTCAATCCGGCGCGACGCCACAATAATAGTCTGACGCATCATAAAGGTGAAAAAACCGGTCAGTAATGAGGAAGCTACAATAATCGCGACATAAATCAGTACCTGACGGTTAAAGCCGAGGTGACCGGAATCTGCAATCTGATCTACAGATTTTCCTATAAACTGAACCTTGTAGATATTAAAAAAATTGCTGGCCACAATGAACAGAAAAC
This window encodes:
- a CDS encoding DUF937 domain-containing protein, whose translation is MNLIDLITGNAGSQVASQAENKFGISKNQVIALMAVAAPLVISYLRKKSQDDPNEAEALNSALDKDHDGSILDNPSQVEDRQQEGGSILDHIFGGQKSQVENQLSQNTGISMDKIGPVLAMIAPLIMGFIGKEKQSSGVNSGGGLGDLLGGILGGAQNQAQAEPSNPLNDILGSVLGGGNSQSAGNPLNDILGSVLGGGGQQQQQQQGGLGGLLGSILGGGR
- a CDS encoding protein O-mannosyl-transferase family, whose translation is MRAKELGYPVILFLGFFLLYYAGSFSKIPFGDCIGFVADTEKGAFVLSTSTYAHFLFTNTLVLFKTLLPFVSSPEIGRFTVIISSCICLLVLYRTVLEVTEHRFSAVFSTIIFGLSFTFWRNSEIIEIYTFNLIWISLFLMFSLRFLLERKSRNLALACLFLGISVFSHIQNILMVPALLLLIFYAEDRKKAAASLSVFIFFLLLLIAVPLLTDQPVSKVFSAGTVLDSLSFEGIVKGFAVAVGYLVYNFWYFTFFAITGILGLFRTNKRVLLFLGVAGLPVFGFAGIFGVSDNYVFFLPFNCIIAVLFGLGISRLWQNNMARYAVLTAFLIPFFYFASFRMAGSTAQGLGLHSQKAYKGGLSYYLLPWMNNNVGILQFVLEGRESPDPMQWMEKSAREFIRLKKEKGYSEEQLKKL
- a CDS encoding DUF2480 family protein is translated as MAEDFQIKNKVADSGLINFDIASLVPKGQRIGVDLSSFLFEGIILKEKDFRDKVAALDPEQFRDAYVYIYNSAEAIVPLWAYFLITARITEAARKVVYGSREDLEVLLMHNAIQTYDFSELMHKRVLVKGCSEVQIPENAYIELVEQLKPLVKSLMFGEACSNVPIFKN
- the lpxB gene encoding lipid-A-disaccharide synthase, which translates into the protein MKYYIIAGEASGDLHASNLMKSILKKDPEAEFRFWGGDLMMQVADSAPVKHYKDLAFMGFLEVAKNLRTIFKNLAFCKSDISQYKPDKLILVDYPGFNLRIAEFAKTSGLEVIYYISPQLWAWKEGRVSKIKKFVDEMLVILPFEKDFYKGHGVKAHFVGHPLLDALSDLPSLDQAQFRTEKGLDQREIIALLPGSREQEVTKMLQLMLSVRPHFPEYQFVIAGAPSLPKSFYEKFVEKDVHFVSNETYNLLRCSRAALVTSGTATLETALLNIPEVVCYRSSRISYEIGKRVIKNIKYISLVNLIMDREVVKELIQQELNTDNLVEELGRILNGSTREKMLKDYSTLREKLGGKGASDLAANIITGN
- a CDS encoding ComEC/Rec2 family competence protein, coding for MHKQPLFILCICFILGIIIQEYLSLRPATAYILLLTAIVPLLSYASLSLFWIGLRKYFLGFFFAVLGLLMHAEHSKNAVLPEISRKQEVIFKLNKKLNSNEKNRRYEITARPEKGEFRTVLSIPRNLPELDYKHLYKAELYINKVAPPKNDYQFDYSKYLRRNGIYHQSYLPGKMEAADAPELSLSDHIRQKRLEVLQKIDSTSISPKSREFLKGIILADRTEMDRETVADFTNTGLVHILAISGSHIVIIFGIFYFVLMRAFPLGYRRLAIVCSLALIWIFAVFIGYGNSVVRSCIMITAYFVYIILQRKPDLLHSMALAAFIILLADSNQLFDVGFQLSFMAVFGIYWLNQPILKHLPPADNFAKKILFNTFSLSLAAQISTLPAVIYYFHQFSVISIVANLVIIPLSEIIIVFSLLMTVLLGTGIYLNQILYLYDGFIQFILAVIHWFSGFDGLLHTNIPMTLVEVIILCTGIYYLRFLTVRFNIRNLLPLLAVATIYAGVHLGLTYYHERQHEIMIHEHFRERYFSVKRGSEVEFWISMDADLEKVKKYIIDPYLTSRRTASYRIKTIPAGANSVSYKGITYPLK
- a CDS encoding DUF3276 family protein; this encodes MSDYKERHENEIFTKVLKAGRRTYFFDVRETKAGDYYLTITESKKNFGENGEASFEKHKIYLYKEDFTAFHEMFRESTDFIINEKGEDVISEKHDKDFKSKSFTIESDDEI